The proteins below come from a single Azospirillum thiophilum genomic window:
- the recJ gene encoding single-stranded-DNA-specific exonuclease RecJ — translation MTEPAAFLNVANSLSGKRWQARPCDERQAQALTQGRGLPEIVGRVLAARGVTEESCETFLNPTLKALLPDPSRFRDMDPAAERIARAIRDGEAVAVFGDYDVDGATSAALLRRFFRALGTDIRVYVPDRIKEGYGPNAAALLRLKGEGVRLVVTVDCGVSAFAALEAAADAGLEVVVLDHHAAEPRLPPAVALVNPNRLDEDGAYRTLCAAGVTFLTIVAVNRTLRRSGFYRDRAEPNLMEWLDLVALGTVCDVVPLTGLNRALVAQGLKVMARRANPGLAALSDVAGVKEKPDAYHAGYVLGPRVNAGGRVGASDLGARLLSTDDPIEAMELAQRLEAHNAERRTVEQVVLDEALERVAAQAGRDTDLVFVAGEGWHPGVIGIVAARLKERYSRPACVVALEQAADGSVIGKASGRSVRGVDLGAAVIAARQEGLLLAGGGHRMAAGFTVAGDKLDALRDFLHGRISEQVAAVPLVPTLELDGALSVGGASVGLVTMLDKLGPYGTGNSEPRFAIADARVVRADVVGANHVRCILQGNDGARLKAIAFRALDNDMGQALLNGRGAPFHLAGVLRIDRWNGAEGVQLLIDDAAPARSA, via the coding sequence ATGACCGAGCCCGCCGCCTTCCTCAACGTCGCCAACTCCCTGTCCGGCAAGCGCTGGCAGGCGCGGCCCTGCGACGAGCGGCAGGCCCAGGCGCTGACCCAGGGCCGCGGACTGCCGGAGATCGTCGGCCGGGTGCTGGCCGCTCGCGGCGTCACCGAGGAGAGCTGCGAGACCTTCCTCAACCCGACGCTGAAGGCGCTGCTGCCAGACCCCTCGCGCTTCCGCGACATGGATCCGGCGGCCGAGCGCATCGCGCGGGCGATCCGCGACGGCGAGGCGGTCGCGGTGTTCGGTGACTACGACGTCGACGGCGCCACCTCCGCCGCGCTGCTGCGCCGCTTCTTCCGCGCGCTCGGCACCGACATCCGCGTCTATGTGCCCGACCGCATCAAGGAGGGCTACGGCCCCAATGCCGCGGCGCTGCTGCGGCTGAAGGGGGAGGGGGTGCGGCTGGTGGTGACGGTCGATTGCGGCGTCTCCGCCTTTGCGGCGCTGGAGGCGGCGGCCGATGCCGGGCTGGAGGTGGTGGTGCTCGACCACCATGCCGCCGAGCCGCGCCTGCCGCCGGCCGTGGCGCTGGTCAACCCCAACCGGCTGGACGAGGACGGTGCCTACCGCACGCTCTGCGCCGCCGGGGTCACCTTCCTCACCATCGTCGCCGTCAACCGCACCCTGCGCCGGTCCGGCTTCTACCGCGACCGGGCCGAGCCGAACCTGATGGAGTGGCTCGACCTCGTGGCGCTCGGCACGGTGTGCGACGTGGTGCCGCTGACCGGGCTGAACCGCGCGTTGGTGGCGCAGGGGCTGAAGGTGATGGCGCGTCGCGCCAACCCCGGCCTTGCCGCCCTGTCCGACGTGGCGGGGGTGAAGGAGAAGCCCGACGCCTACCATGCCGGCTATGTTCTCGGCCCTCGCGTGAATGCCGGCGGCCGGGTCGGCGCGTCCGACCTCGGCGCCCGCCTGCTGTCGACCGACGACCCCATCGAGGCGATGGAGCTTGCCCAGCGGCTGGAGGCCCACAATGCCGAGCGCCGCACCGTCGAGCAGGTGGTGCTGGACGAGGCGCTGGAGCGCGTCGCCGCCCAGGCGGGGCGCGACACAGATCTGGTCTTCGTCGCCGGCGAGGGCTGGCACCCCGGCGTCATCGGCATTGTCGCCGCCCGCCTGAAGGAGCGCTACAGCCGCCCGGCCTGCGTGGTGGCGCTGGAGCAGGCGGCCGACGGCAGTGTCATCGGCAAGGCGTCGGGCCGCTCCGTCCGTGGTGTCGACCTGGGGGCCGCGGTGATCGCCGCCCGGCAGGAGGGGCTGCTGCTGGCCGGCGGCGGCCACCGCATGGCGGCCGGCTTCACCGTTGCCGGCGACAAGCTCGACGCGCTGCGCGACTTCCTGCACGGCCGCATCTCCGAACAGGTCGCCGCCGTGCCGCTGGTACCGACGCTGGAACTGGACGGTGCGCTGTCGGTCGGCGGGGCCAGCGTCGGGCTGGTGACGATGCTGGACAAGCTCGGCCCCTACGGCACCGGCAATTCCGAACCGCGCTTCGCCATCGCCGACGCCCGGGTGGTGCGGGCCGACGTGGTGGGCGCCAACCATGTGCGCTGCATCCTCCAGGGCAACGACGGCGCCCGGCTGAAGGCCATCGCCTTCCGCGCGCTGGACAACGACATGGGCCAGGCCCTGTTGAACGGCCGCGGCGCGCCCTTCCACCTGGCCGGCGTGCTGCGCATCGACCGCTGGAACGGCGCGGAAGGCGTGCAGTTGCTGATCGACGATGCCGCCCCGGCGCGGTCGGCCTAG
- a CDS encoding outer membrane protein assembly factor BamD: MLPRPYRLPLTAILLSAALSACSSTKEDAYVERPADQLLSEADAAMREEAFKRAAKLYDEVERQHPYSESASKAQLLAAYAHYQDLKYDDAILALDRFIQLHPGSPDVDYAYYMRALCYYEQITDVRRDQRMTRQALDALSEVVRRFPESQYARDAKLKIDLTNDHLAGKEMEVGRFYLRQKQYTAAINRFRVVVENYQTTSHVAEALHRLVECYLALGVADEAKAAAAVLGHNFPGSEWYTDSYALLVDANLRPERNEKSWISKAWNSLF; encoded by the coding sequence ATGCTTCCTCGCCCGTACCGCCTGCCGCTGACGGCCATCCTCCTGTCCGCCGCCCTGTCCGCCTGCTCCTCCACCAAGGAGGACGCGTATGTCGAACGCCCGGCCGACCAGCTTCTGTCGGAAGCCGACGCGGCAATGCGCGAGGAGGCCTTCAAGAGGGCGGCCAAGCTCTACGACGAGGTGGAGCGCCAGCACCCCTATTCGGAGTCGGCCAGCAAGGCACAGCTGCTCGCCGCCTATGCCCACTATCAGGATCTGAAGTATGACGACGCCATCCTGGCGCTCGACCGCTTCATCCAGCTTCATCCGGGCAGCCCGGATGTCGACTACGCCTACTACATGCGGGCGCTGTGCTATTACGAGCAGATCACCGACGTGCGCCGCGACCAGCGGATGACCCGGCAGGCGCTCGACGCGCTGTCGGAGGTGGTTCGCCGCTTCCCCGAAAGCCAGTATGCCCGCGACGCGAAGCTGAAGATCGACCTGACCAACGATCACCTTGCCGGCAAGGAGATGGAGGTCGGGCGCTTCTACCTGCGTCAGAAACAATATACCGCCGCGATCAACCGCTTCCGCGTCGTCGTTGAAAATTACCAGACCACGTCCCATGTGGCGGAGGCGCTTCACCGCCTGGTGGAGTGCTATCTGGCGCTGGGCGTGGCCGACGAGGCGAAGGCCGCCGCGGCAGTGCTCGGCCACAACTTCCCCGGCAGCGAATGGTACACGGACAGCTACGCACTGCTGGTGGACGCCAACCTGCGTCCCGAGCGAAACGAGAAGTCGTGGATCAGCAAAGCCTGGAACTCCCTGTTCTAG
- the dusA gene encoding tRNA dihydrouridine(20/20a) synthase DusA has protein sequence MNASDPAIPLSVAPMMDWTDRHCRYFHRLLSRSTLLYTEMVTTGAVLHGDRERLLGFDATEHPVALQLGGSDPADLAACARIAEEWGYGEVNLNVGCPSDRVQSGRFGACLMAEPDLVARLVGAMREAVSIPVTVKSRIAIDEMEEWPTLDHFIRTVSAAGCTHFIVHARKAWLKGLSPKENRDIPPLRYDLVHRLKAEHPHLSIAVNGGIRTLDEAAEHLATLDSVMIGRAAYETPYILADADRRLMGGEAGPDRHAVIGAMLSYIEARMALGTPLSSITRHMLGLFQGLPGVRAYRRHIAENAHRPGAGPEVLERAASLVRRRGAGEAVEEAA, from the coding sequence ATGAACGCCTCCGATCCCGCCATCCCCCTCAGCGTCGCCCCGATGATGGATTGGACAGACCGGCACTGCCGGTATTTCCACCGTCTGCTGTCGCGCTCGACGCTGCTCTACACCGAGATGGTGACCACCGGCGCCGTGCTGCATGGCGACCGCGAGCGGCTGCTGGGATTCGATGCGACGGAACATCCAGTGGCGCTCCAGCTCGGCGGCTCCGACCCGGCCGACCTCGCCGCCTGCGCCCGCATCGCCGAGGAGTGGGGATACGGCGAGGTGAACCTCAATGTCGGCTGTCCCAGCGACCGGGTGCAGTCCGGCCGGTTCGGCGCCTGCCTGATGGCGGAGCCCGATCTGGTGGCGCGGCTGGTCGGCGCGATGCGGGAGGCGGTGTCGATCCCCGTCACCGTCAAGTCGCGCATTGCCATCGACGAGATGGAGGAGTGGCCGACGCTCGACCATTTCATCCGCACCGTCTCGGCCGCCGGCTGTACCCATTTCATCGTGCATGCGCGCAAGGCGTGGCTGAAGGGGCTCAGCCCCAAGGAGAACCGCGACATTCCGCCGCTGCGCTACGACCTTGTCCACCGGCTGAAGGCCGAGCACCCGCACCTGAGCATCGCCGTCAATGGCGGCATCCGGACGCTGGACGAGGCGGCGGAGCATCTGGCCACGCTCGACAGCGTGATGATCGGCCGCGCCGCCTACGAGACGCCCTATATCCTGGCCGATGCCGACCGCCGCCTGATGGGCGGGGAGGCCGGTCCTGACCGCCATGCGGTGATCGGCGCCATGCTGTCCTACATCGAGGCGCGCATGGCGCTGGGCACGCCGCTGTCGTCCATCACCCGACACATGCTGGGCCTGTTCCAGGGATTGCCCGGTGTCCGCGCCTACCGCCGCCACATCGCCGAGAATGCCCACCGCCCGGGCGCCGGCCCGGAGGTGCTGGAACGGGCGGCCTCCCTGGTGCGCCGCCGCGGCGCTGGCGAGGCGGTGGAGGAGGCCGCTTGA